The Longimicrobiaceae bacterium DNA window TGATCACGATGTACAGGATTTGTCCCCCGAGCAGAAGCACGGAGGACAGGCGTAGCGACGCACGATCGATCTTCCCGGGCCCGCTCCCCGCCAGCCGCATCGGCTCCCGCGAGTCGACCGTGGCGCCGCCTCGAGCGGGCCCTTCGTCGCGCTTCAACGGACGACCTCGAAGTGCGCCATCATTCCGCCGGCATGGTGCTCCAGGATGTGGCAGTGATACATCCACTCCCCCGGCCGGTCATCGGGCACCCAAGCGATCCGCACCCGCCCACTCGGCGGGATGTTGACGGTATCCTCCCAGGAGAGGAACTCTGGCGGCTCTCCGTTGACCTCCAGCACCTGGAAGAAGAAGCCATGCAGGTGGAAGGGGTGATCCATCTTCGTCGCGTTGACGATGTCCCACACCTGGAGCTCCCCGACGCGCACCGGCTCGGCGCGATGGTGCAGCTCACGGTTGATGGTGAAGCGCACGCCGTGCTTCAGGCTCATGTCGAAGCCCAGCCGGACCTCTCGATTGGGAGTGGGCGTTCCCTGCACGAGCGGCTCGATGTGGCGCAGCACGTCCGGAATCTTCGCACGCGAGGGTGCCGCCCGCCCCACGCGCACAGTGGCCAGACTCTCGGAGCGTGACTGCTTCATGCTGCCCTGATAGTAGCGCAGTGACTCGACCTCGAAGGTCTCCCCCTCCGCGAACGGTCCCACGGCCAGATCCACTCGGTCGGCGGGCGCCAGCAGCACCTCGGACGT harbors:
- a CDS encoding multicopper oxidase family protein is translated as GLYGAIVVRGPDEPVLDAERVLVLDDVALDRKGQIKPPGGWIERHDGRLGSVRLVNGRNKPAFDIAAGQVERWRIVNASSARYVRLSLGGRPFRILGTDGGLLPAPFTTSEVLLAPADRVDLAVGPFAEGETFEVESLRYYQGSMKQSRSESLATVRVGRAAPSRAKIPDVLRHIEPLVQGTPTPNREVRLGFDMSLKHGVRFTINRELHHRAEPVRVGELQVWDIVNATKMDHPFHLHGFFFQVLEVNGEPPEFLSWEDTVNIPPSGRVRIAWVPDDRPGEWMYHCHILEHHAGGMMAHFEVVR